A window from Thioclava sp. GXIMD2076 encodes these proteins:
- a CDS encoding LLM class flavin-dependent oxidoreductase, giving the protein MKKIGFLSFGHWADDRGSQVRSASDVLLQSIDLAVAAEQMGVDGAYYRVHHYARQLASPFPLLAAVGARTTSIEIGTGVIDMRYENPLYMVEDAGSADLISGERLQLGISRGSPEQVIDGWKHFGYQPAEGESPSDMARRHTEVFLRMLDGEGFAQPNPRPMFPNPPGLLRLEPQSPGLKERIWWGAGSNATAIWAAQLGMNLQSSTLKDDETGEPFHIQQAKQIRAYREAWKEAGHARSPRVSVSRSIFALTNDQDRMYFGNGSKDQDQIGFIDQTRSVFGRGYADEPDRLIEQLRRDEAIAEADTLLLTVPNMLGVDYNVHVLESILTHVAPALGWR; this is encoded by the coding sequence ATGAAAAAGATCGGCTTTCTCTCTTTCGGCCACTGGGCGGATGACCGTGGCTCGCAGGTGCGTTCGGCCTCGGATGTTCTGCTTCAATCCATCGACCTCGCTGTTGCGGCGGAGCAGATGGGCGTCGATGGTGCCTATTACCGTGTGCACCATTATGCCCGCCAACTCGCCTCGCCTTTCCCGCTTCTGGCTGCGGTGGGCGCACGCACGACAAGTATCGAGATCGGCACCGGTGTCATCGATATGCGCTACGAGAACCCGCTTTATATGGTCGAGGATGCCGGCAGCGCCGATCTGATCTCGGGCGAGAGGCTGCAGCTCGGTATCTCGCGCGGATCGCCCGAACAGGTGATCGACGGCTGGAAGCATTTCGGATACCAGCCCGCCGAGGGCGAAAGCCCTTCCGATATGGCACGCCGCCATACGGAGGTTTTCCTCAGGATGCTCGACGGTGAGGGCTTTGCCCAACCCAATCCGCGCCCGATGTTCCCCAACCCGCCCGGCCTGCTGCGGCTCGAGCCCCAGAGCCCGGGCCTGAAGGAACGCATCTGGTGGGGCGCGGGCTCGAACGCGACGGCGATCTGGGCCGCGCAGCTCGGGATGAACCTACAAAGCTCGACCCTGAAAGATGACGAGACCGGCGAGCCCTTCCATATCCAGCAGGCCAAACAGATCCGTGCCTATCGCGAGGCCTGGAAAGAGGCGGGTCACGCGCGCAGCCCGCGGGTTTCGGTGTCGCGCTCGATCTTTGCGCTGACCAATGATCAGGACCGGATGTATTTCGGCAACGGCTCCAAGGATCAGGACCAGATCGGTTTCATAGACCAGACCCGTTCGGTTTTCGGGCGGGGCTATGCTGACGAGCCCGATCGCCTGATCGAACAGTTGCGTCGGGACGAGGCGATTGCCGAGGCCGATACGCTACTGCTGACCGTGCCGAACATGCTGGGCGTCGATTATAACGTCCATGTGCTGGAAAGCATCCTGACCCATGTGGCTCCCGCTCTGGGCTGGCGCTAA
- a CDS encoding AraC family transcriptional regulator gives MQAQTPQVLAAAATGIDGFIRRYRLCPDSFFGSLGFAPETAAQPMSRMDLDLYCRMMELGAERSGDVNFGLAYGQAFTPEMLGLIGYIAINSASLGDAAQNLAAYFPWHQQGTATGFRAQDDLSWISYRVAPDRVRMRDQDALVTLGMFRNVLRHAGGEDWAPELIELEQADNGTRAEIEAAFGAPVRFGRPTNALVFRSADQGLAMPKADGTLQQLLRCNLQALSLRETGPCVTEAAAEVIRLHLKDTTLDLDLLSDRMGMPRWTLQRRLQDCGTSFARLVEETRREQACRYLEGSGLSISLIAEELGYSEPSAFVRAFRRWENTSPSQYRKAFNALRH, from the coding sequence ATGCAGGCCCAGACACCGCAGGTTCTCGCCGCAGCCGCGACCGGTATCGACGGATTCATCCGCCGTTACAGGCTGTGCCCTGACAGTTTCTTCGGCAGCCTTGGCTTTGCGCCCGAGACCGCGGCCCAGCCGATGAGCCGGATGGATCTCGACCTGTATTGCCGGATGATGGAACTGGGCGCCGAGCGTTCGGGCGATGTGAATTTCGGGCTGGCCTACGGGCAGGCCTTTACACCAGAGATGTTGGGGCTGATCGGCTATATCGCGATCAACTCGGCCAGTCTGGGCGATGCCGCGCAAAATCTGGCGGCCTATTTCCCGTGGCACCAGCAGGGCACTGCGACCGGCTTCCGCGCACAGGACGATCTGAGCTGGATCAGCTACCGTGTGGCCCCGGATCGTGTGCGGATGCGTGATCAGGACGCGCTGGTGACATTGGGGATGTTCCGCAATGTCCTGCGCCATGCGGGCGGCGAGGATTGGGCGCCCGAATTGATCGAGCTGGAGCAAGCCGATAACGGCACCCGCGCCGAGATCGAGGCCGCCTTCGGGGCGCCTGTGCGTTTCGGCCGCCCGACCAATGCGCTGGTCTTCCGGTCTGCCGATCAGGGACTTGCTATGCCCAAGGCCGATGGTACGCTCCAGCAGCTGTTGCGCTGTAATCTTCAGGCGCTCAGCCTGCGCGAGACGGGGCCTTGCGTGACCGAGGCGGCCGCCGAGGTGATCCGGCTGCATCTGAAAGATACCACGCTGGATCTCGACCTTCTATCGGACAGGATGGGGATGCCGCGCTGGACGCTCCAGCGCCGCCTTCAGGATTGTGGCACCAGCTTCGCACGGCTTGTCGAGGAGACCCGCCGCGAGCAGGCCTGCCGCTATCTTGAAGGCTCGGGCCTGTCGATCTCGCTGATTGCGGAAGAGTTGGGCTATTCCGAACCCAGCGCCTTCGTTCGCGCTTTCCGACGCTGGGAAAATACCTCGCCCTCGCAATATCGCAAGGCATTCAACGCCTTGCGACATTAG
- a CDS encoding glyoxylate/hydroxypyruvate reductase A translates to MSIVVYLPNPKTSAKWVTRLQGVLPEAEIVSAHEPFDAQAVTYAAVWQPATGFLAGLPNLKAIISLAAGVDHIAADAELPRHIPVIRTVGTDLTQRMREYVAMQVLNLHRYMPEMQLAAAKAEWKALVAPVAGQRTVGVLGLGNLGAASAALLAQIGFETRGWARSPKTIDGVTCHHGPEGLKAFLEGCEIVVNLLPLTPETHHILNADFFAQLPKGARLLNAARGDHLDEAALLEALESGQIAHAILDAFPLEPLAKDHPFWTHEGVTVTPHIASQVDPETGSHIMAANIAEFEAQGHCKDQADMQRGY, encoded by the coding sequence ATGAGCATCGTCGTTTACCTCCCCAATCCGAAAACCTCCGCCAAATGGGTCACCCGCCTGCAGGGCGTGCTGCCCGAGGCCGAGATCGTTTCCGCTCATGAGCCCTTCGATGCGCAGGCCGTGACCTATGCCGCGGTCTGGCAACCCGCGACGGGCTTTCTGGCAGGGCTGCCCAATCTGAAGGCCATCATCTCGCTCGCGGCAGGGGTAGACCATATCGCTGCGGATGCAGAACTCCCGCGCCATATCCCGGTGATCCGCACGGTGGGCACCGATCTGACCCAGCGGATGCGCGAATATGTGGCGATGCAGGTGCTGAACCTGCACCGCTACATGCCCGAGATGCAGCTCGCGGCGGCAAAAGCCGAATGGAAGGCGCTGGTCGCGCCGGTTGCAGGGCAGCGCACGGTCGGTGTGCTGGGTCTGGGCAATCTGGGGGCGGCGTCGGCGGCCCTGCTGGCGCAGATCGGCTTTGAGACGCGCGGCTGGGCGCGAAGCCCCAAAACCATCGACGGCGTCACCTGCCATCATGGCCCCGAGGGTCTGAAGGCGTTTCTGGAGGGCTGCGAGATCGTGGTGAACCTCTTACCGCTGACCCCCGAGACCCATCATATCCTGAATGCCGACTTTTTCGCGCAATTGCCCAAAGGTGCCCGCCTGTTGAACGCCGCCCGCGGCGACCATCTCGACGAGGCGGCCCTGCTGGAGGCGCTGGAGAGCGGCCAGATCGCCCATGCCATCCTCGATGCTTTCCCGCTGGAGCCCTTGGCCAAGGACCATCCGTTCTGGACGCATGAAGGGGTGACGGTAACCCCGCATATTGCCTCACAGGTCGACCCCGAGACCGGCAGCCACATCATGGCCGCCAATATCGCGGAATTCGAGGCGCAGGGCCATTGCAAGGATCAGGCCGATATGCAGCGGGGCTACTGA
- the eat gene encoding ethanolamine permease, whose amino-acid sequence MSTGKAGLSKSLNAFHLWGLAVGLVISGEYFGWSYGWESAGTLGFLITTIIVAAMYTAFIFSFTELTTAIPRAGGPFAYASRAFGPTGGAIAGFATLIEFLFAPPAIALAIGSYLNVQFPGLDPKLAAVGAYIIFIALNIAGVKIAATFELLVTLLAVFELLVFMGVVAPAFSVTNFAANGWAGASEFSPVAIGGIFAAIPFAIWFFLAIEGVAMAAEEAKDPRRTIPKAYIAGILTLVFLAFGVMIMAGGSGDWTQLSNLNDPLPQAMIRVVGEGSGWTHMLVWLGLFGLVASFHGIIMGYARQMFALSRAGLLPEVFSKVHPRFHTPHVATIAGGVVGIIAIYSDSLISVAGMSLTATIVTMAVFGALVMYIMSMASLFRLRKSEPDLDRPWKAPLFPVLPAIALGLACLAMLAMIIYNFEIFVIFAILMILGVGVAALLRRKVDATATPGE is encoded by the coding sequence ATGTCAACTGGCAAAGCGGGGCTGTCAAAAAGCCTCAACGCCTTCCATCTCTGGGGTCTCGCAGTCGGCCTCGTGATCTCGGGTGAATATTTCGGTTGGAGCTATGGCTGGGAAAGCGCGGGCACGCTGGGCTTCCTGATCACCACGATCATCGTGGCGGCCATGTATACCGCCTTTATCTTCAGCTTCACCGAACTGACCACCGCCATTCCGCGCGCAGGCGGGCCGTTTGCCTATGCCAGCCGCGCCTTCGGCCCGACGGGCGGCGCCATCGCGGGCTTTGCCACGCTGATCGAGTTCCTGTTTGCCCCGCCCGCCATCGCGCTGGCGATCGGCTCCTATCTCAACGTCCAGTTCCCCGGGCTTGACCCGAAACTGGCGGCGGTAGGCGCCTATATCATCTTCATCGCACTCAATATCGCGGGTGTGAAAATCGCGGCGACCTTCGAATTGCTGGTGACGCTGCTTGCGGTCTTCGAGCTCTTGGTCTTCATGGGTGTTGTCGCCCCTGCCTTCTCGGTGACCAATTTCGCGGCCAATGGCTGGGCTGGCGCCAGCGAGTTCTCGCCCGTGGCCATCGGCGGTATCTTTGCCGCGATCCCCTTTGCCATCTGGTTCTTCCTCGCCATCGAGGGCGTCGCTATGGCGGCAGAAGAGGCCAAGGACCCGCGCCGCACCATTCCGAAAGCCTATATCGCCGGTATTCTGACGCTCGTGTTCCTCGCCTTCGGGGTGATGATCATGGCAGGTGGCTCGGGCGACTGGACGCAGCTGTCGAACCTCAATGACCCGCTGCCGCAGGCGATGATCCGTGTGGTGGGTGAAGGCAGCGGCTGGACCCATATGCTTGTCTGGCTCGGTCTCTTCGGTCTGGTGGCGTCGTTCCACGGCATCATCATGGGCTATGCCCGCCAGATGTTCGCCCTGTCGCGCGCAGGTCTTCTACCGGAGGTCTTCTCGAAGGTGCATCCGCGCTTCCACACGCCGCATGTGGCCACCATCGCGGGTGGTGTCGTAGGCATCATCGCGATCTATTCGGATAGCCTGATCTCGGTCGCCGGCATGTCGCTGACCGCCACTATCGTGACGATGGCCGTGTTCGGCGCGCTGGTGATGTATATCATGTCGATGGCCTCGCTCTTCCGTCTGCGCAAGTCCGAGCCCGATCTGGACCGCCCGTGGAAGGCGCCCCTGTTCCCGGTCCTTCCGGCAATCGCGCTGGGGCTTGCCTGCCTCGCGATGCTGGCGATGATCATTTACAACTTCGAGATCTTCGTGATCTTCGCGATCCTGATGATCCTCGGTGTGGGTGTGGCCGCCTTGCTGCGCCGCAAGGTCGACGCGACCGCCACGCCGGGCGAGTAA